In one Halorubrum sp. CBA1229 genomic region, the following are encoded:
- a CDS encoding enoyl-CoA hydratase/isomerase family protein yields the protein MIRTQTDDRVRVVTIDRPERRNALRPEDLDALRSAVADAETPVTYLRGAGDAFCAGADLDVVADLDAADDAASFARRGQRTAAAVTDADTVVVCGIDGAARGGGVELALAADVRVATPAATFAEPGVEFGLFGAWGGTVRLPRAMREGDALDFALSGRVLDADEALRTGLVSRVVDDPRAVADEIAAGKPDALRTVKRRVRDRRDDAAQADAEAEAFAALVRAHGAEIAASRTE from the coding sequence GTGATCCGCACCCAAACCGACGACCGCGTCCGCGTCGTCACGATCGACCGCCCCGAGCGGCGGAACGCGCTTCGCCCCGAGGACCTCGACGCGCTGCGGAGCGCCGTCGCCGACGCCGAGACGCCCGTCACCTACCTCCGCGGCGCCGGTGACGCCTTCTGTGCCGGCGCCGACCTCGACGTCGTCGCCGACCTCGACGCTGCCGACGACGCGGCCTCGTTCGCCCGGCGCGGGCAGCGCACCGCCGCGGCCGTCACGGACGCCGACACCGTCGTCGTCTGCGGGATCGACGGCGCGGCTCGCGGCGGCGGGGTCGAGCTCGCGCTCGCGGCCGACGTCCGGGTCGCCACGCCCGCGGCGACGTTCGCAGAGCCGGGCGTCGAGTTCGGGCTGTTCGGCGCGTGGGGCGGCACGGTCCGACTCCCGCGGGCGATGCGCGAAGGCGACGCCCTCGACTTCGCGCTCTCGGGGCGGGTCCTCGACGCCGACGAGGCGCTCCGGACCGGGCTCGTCTCCCGGGTCGTCGACGACCCGCGCGCGGTCGCCGACGAAATTGCGGCCGGCAAGCCGGACGCGCTTCGGACCGTCAAGCGTCGGGTGCGCGACCGGCGGGACGACGCCGCGCAGGCGGACGCGGAGGCCGAGGCGTTCGCTGCCCTCGTCCGGGCGCACGGGGCCGAGATCGCGGCGTCGCGGACCGAGTGA
- a CDS encoding DUF5778 family protein gives MSETVDSDLYTRTKALLEPGDIELVGCIVHTTLGGQEDLEMHELTVAANDVIADRAGKGEAYIEAGNDDTNFSSNQFQGLTLDGEEFVWECQQLLRDGTFDLVFYYEANVDQEALAEDLAALDGVDRVTQVP, from the coding sequence ATGAGCGAGACCGTCGACTCCGACCTCTACACGCGGACGAAGGCCCTGCTGGAGCCGGGCGACATCGAACTCGTGGGCTGTATCGTCCACACGACGCTCGGCGGGCAGGAGGACTTAGAGATGCACGAGCTCACGGTCGCCGCTAACGATGTCATCGCCGACCGCGCCGGCAAGGGCGAGGCGTACATCGAGGCCGGCAACGACGACACGAACTTCTCTTCGAACCAGTTTCAGGGGCTCACCCTCGACGGCGAGGAGTTCGTCTGGGAGTGCCAGCAGCTCCTCCGCGACGGCACCTTCGACCTAGTGTTCTACTACGAGGCGAACGTCGATCAGGAGGCGCTCGCCGAGGACCTGGCCGCGCTCGACGGCGTCGACCGCGTGACGCAGGTTCCCTGA
- a CDS encoding DUF5812 family protein, which translates to MTDDPARSDAEKTEADDGAETADGKESTFLVTHVESDSAVLKDVHDGQVHTLSTNPGLEVDDAVEATVAPDPPMEVTYRVIEVAERRRLSIEESEEPPTVHERELAAEAPAGELAREPRAGEGEVHVLTPPESDTAEAVADVIEDREATLSRAARLGVNRVEVRSEPGVVSVRYMP; encoded by the coding sequence ATGACCGACGATCCGGCGCGTTCCGACGCGGAGAAGACGGAGGCCGACGACGGTGCCGAAACCGCCGACGGAAAGGAGAGCACGTTCCTCGTCACGCACGTCGAGAGCGACTCGGCGGTGCTGAAGGACGTCCACGACGGGCAGGTCCACACGCTCAGCACGAATCCGGGGCTCGAGGTCGACGACGCGGTCGAGGCGACCGTCGCCCCCGACCCCCCGATGGAGGTCACGTACCGGGTGATCGAGGTGGCGGAGCGCCGGCGCCTCTCGATCGAGGAGAGCGAGGAGCCGCCGACCGTCCACGAGCGCGAGCTCGCGGCCGAGGCCCCGGCGGGGGAGCTCGCCCGCGAGCCCCGCGCCGGCGAGGGCGAGGTCCACGTGTTGACGCCGCCCGAAAGCGACACCGCCGAGGCGGTCGCGGACGTAATCGAGGACCGCGAGGCGACGCTGTCGCGGGCCGCCCGGCTGGGCGTGAATCGCGTCGAGGTCCGGTCGGAGCCCGGGGTCGTCAGCGTTCGGTACATGCCCTGA
- a CDS encoding ribonuclease HII, whose amino-acid sequence MYLGVDEAGKGPVLGPMVAAAVLAAPSSLPADVDDSKRLAPERREAIDEAIRGIDGVAVGVALVEPAEIDRPDTDMNTLTVSGQARAVRAALAEGGERVGDEPVRVVADAGDTSEARFARRLSEFVEGGVHDPGDESGVHDPGDESGGDDLPAVDVEAFHGADEDDPVVGAASVVAKVARDARMAALDDRYPAYDGVGSGYPSDPTTRSFLRAYVADNGDVPDCARRSWATCDDVLAAAEQSGLDEF is encoded by the coding sequence GTGTACCTCGGCGTCGACGAGGCCGGCAAAGGACCCGTGCTCGGGCCGATGGTCGCCGCGGCCGTGCTCGCGGCCCCGTCGAGCCTCCCGGCCGACGTCGACGATTCGAAGCGGCTCGCCCCGGAGCGACGCGAGGCGATAGACGAGGCTATCCGCGGGATCGACGGCGTCGCCGTCGGCGTCGCGCTCGTCGAGCCCGCGGAGATCGACCGACCAGACACCGATATGAACACGCTCACCGTCAGCGGACAGGCGCGGGCGGTGCGGGCCGCGCTCGCCGAGGGCGGGGAAAGGGTCGGCGACGAGCCGGTCCGCGTCGTCGCCGACGCCGGCGACACCAGCGAGGCGCGGTTCGCGCGGCGGCTCAGCGAGTTCGTCGAGGGCGGGGTCCACGACCCCGGCGACGAGAGCGGGGTCCACGACCCCGGCGACGAGAGCGGGGGTGACGACCTCCCCGCGGTCGACGTCGAGGCCTTCCACGGCGCCGACGAGGACGACCCGGTCGTCGGCGCGGCGAGCGTGGTCGCCAAGGTGGCTCGCGACGCCCGGATGGCGGCGCTCGACGACCGCTACCCGGCGTACGACGGCGTCGGGAGCGGCTACCCGAGCGACCCGACGACGCGGTCGTTCCTGCGAGCGTACGTCGCCGACAACGGCGACGTCCCGGACTGCGCGCGCCGGTCGTGGGCGACCTGCGACGACGTGTTGGCGGCCGCGGAGCAGTCGGGACTGGACGAGTTTTAA
- a CDS encoding transcription factor S, with protein sequence MQFCDDCGSMMVSVDGEMVCQNDDCGGTAERDESLAAEFESTAEQTGDEVIETEEGANFEGKPTATDVVCDECGHGEAWYTIKQTGAADEPPTRFFKCKECGRRWRGYN encoded by the coding sequence ATGCAGTTCTGTGACGACTGCGGTTCGATGATGGTCTCCGTCGACGGCGAGATGGTGTGTCAGAACGACGACTGCGGCGGCACCGCCGAGCGCGACGAGTCGCTCGCGGCGGAGTTCGAGTCGACCGCGGAACAGACCGGCGACGAGGTGATCGAGACCGAGGAGGGCGCGAACTTCGAGGGGAAGCCGACCGCCACCGACGTGGTCTGCGACGAGTGCGGCCACGGCGAGGCGTGGTACACGATCAAACAGACCGGCGCCGCCGACGAGCCCCCGACGCGCTTTTTCAAGTGCAAGGAGTGCGGCCGTCGCTGGCGCGGGTACAACTGA
- the secF gene encoding protein translocase subunit SecF, with protein MVAIEVPEVNYTEYSNRQLVAVPIAVLVLALAIILGWYLVTGAPANLGLAFTGGVELRVADDGGNVEERIETEFDRQPDSIRSIPADDVYVVTFRAADENPEGLAEELGQQADDAGLTTTAIDQVSPSFASDTARTAIFGVALAFLGMSVLVFAMFRSFVPSIAVVASAFSDLVIPVAVMNLLGIQMTLGTIAALLMIIGYSVDSDILLNNSVLRRTGDFYESVSRAMRTGITMTLTSMAAMIVMTVVATVFGVDLLRNIGIILAVGLCADLMNTYLLNVSLLRWYKFEGVKR; from the coding sequence ATGGTAGCGATCGAGGTACCGGAGGTCAACTACACCGAGTACTCGAACCGGCAGCTCGTGGCGGTCCCGATCGCGGTCCTGGTTCTCGCGCTCGCGATCATCCTCGGCTGGTATCTCGTCACGGGTGCGCCGGCGAACCTCGGACTGGCGTTCACGGGCGGCGTCGAGCTCCGGGTCGCCGACGACGGTGGTAACGTTGAGGAACGCATCGAAACCGAGTTCGACCGACAGCCCGACTCGATCCGGTCGATCCCCGCGGACGACGTGTACGTCGTCACCTTCCGCGCGGCCGACGAGAACCCCGAGGGGCTGGCGGAGGAGCTCGGGCAACAGGCGGACGACGCAGGGCTCACCACGACGGCGATCGATCAGGTGTCGCCGAGCTTCGCCAGCGACACGGCCCGGACCGCGATCTTCGGCGTCGCGCTGGCGTTCCTCGGCATGAGCGTGCTCGTGTTCGCGATGTTCAGGTCGTTCGTCCCCTCCATCGCCGTGGTCGCCTCGGCGTTCTCCGACCTGGTCATCCCCGTCGCCGTGATGAACCTCCTCGGGATCCAGATGACGCTGGGGACGATCGCGGCGCTCCTGATGATCATCGGGTACAGCGTCGACTCCGACATCCTGTTGAACAACTCCGTGTTGCGCCGGACGGGAGACTTCTACGAGTCGGTGAGCCGCGCGATGCGAACTGGGATCACGATGACGCTCACGTCGATGGCCGCGATGATCGTGATGACCGTCGTCGCGACCGTCTTCGGCGTCGACCTCCTCCGGAACATCGGGATCATCCTCGCGGTCGGCCTCTGTGCCGACCTGATGAACACGTACCTGCTGAACGTCTCGCTGCTCCGCTGGTACAAGTTCGAGGGGGTGAAGCGCTAA
- a CDS encoding haloacid dehalogenase type II — MTMDFDSVSTVTVDSYSTLVDIGSQEAVLEAHVDGLDDAESVSQLWRAQYLQYSMIANDIDAYQPFWELIGQGLRYALEANGYDVPEATRDEIRRTVYEDELSIFDDVGDGIGRITDAGYEVYIVSNGSPEMLEHLVAAAGLGDVVTDAISADEVETYKPEAGIYEHAAERTNTPIGEILHASGGGMRDVWGAKHAGMSTAWVSRPGETLPTEELGPDPDVVIEGFHDLADRLE, encoded by the coding sequence ATGACTATGGACTTCGATTCCGTCTCGACGGTCACCGTCGACTCGTACAGCACGCTCGTGGACATCGGCTCGCAGGAGGCGGTGCTGGAGGCGCACGTCGACGGCCTCGACGACGCCGAGAGCGTCTCGCAGCTGTGGCGCGCGCAGTACCTCCAGTACTCGATGATCGCGAACGACATCGACGCCTACCAGCCGTTCTGGGAGCTCATCGGACAGGGCCTCCGATACGCGCTCGAGGCGAACGGGTACGACGTGCCGGAGGCGACACGCGACGAGATCCGGCGCACCGTCTACGAGGATGAGCTGTCGATCTTCGACGACGTCGGGGACGGGATCGGCCGGATCACCGACGCGGGCTACGAGGTGTACATCGTCTCGAACGGGTCGCCCGAGATGTTAGAGCATCTGGTCGCGGCCGCGGGCCTCGGCGACGTCGTGACGGACGCGATCAGCGCCGACGAGGTCGAGACGTACAAGCCGGAGGCGGGAATCTACGAGCACGCCGCCGAGCGGACCAACACGCCGATCGGCGAGATACTGCACGCCTCCGGCGGCGGGATGCGCGACGTCTGGGGCGCGAAACACGCCGGCATGTCGACCGCGTGGGTCTCCCGCCCGGGGGAGACGCTCCCGACGGAGGAGCTAGGTCCCGACCCGGACGTCGTAATCGAGGGGTTCCACGACCTCGCGGACCGCCTCGAGTGA
- a CDS encoding A/G-specific adenine glycosylase encodes MTDPDATATGGDPGGALRTDGGTEGLADGDAPELPADLDAVREALIEWYEADHRDFPWRRTEDPYEILVSEVMSQQTQLDRVVPAWEDFIDEWPTTADLAAADRGDVVAFWSDHSLGYNNRAKYLHEAAGQVEDDYGGEFPESPDELEELMGVGPYTADAVASFAFNNGDAVVDTNVKRVLHRAFAVPDDDSAFERVASRVMPDGESRVWNNAIMELGGVACGTTPRCDEAGCPWRGRCHAYETGDFTAPDVPEQPSFEGSRRQFRGRVVRALGEYDELALDELGPRVRVDYAPDGEHGREWLRGLVDDLADDGLVDIDERSDGPVVRLGN; translated from the coding sequence ATGACCGATCCGGACGCGACCGCGACGGGGGGTGACCCCGGCGGCGCCCTCCGCACCGACGGCGGCACGGAAGGGCTCGCCGACGGCGACGCCCCCGAGCTGCCGGCCGATCTCGACGCAGTCCGCGAGGCGCTGATCGAGTGGTACGAGGCGGACCACCGCGACTTCCCGTGGCGTCGGACGGAGGACCCCTACGAGATCCTCGTCAGCGAGGTGATGAGCCAGCAGACGCAGCTCGACCGGGTGGTCCCCGCGTGGGAGGACTTCATCGACGAGTGGCCGACGACGGCCGACCTGGCCGCCGCCGACCGCGGCGACGTGGTCGCGTTCTGGTCCGACCACTCGCTCGGCTACAACAACCGCGCGAAGTACCTCCACGAGGCCGCCGGGCAGGTCGAGGACGACTACGGCGGCGAGTTCCCCGAGTCGCCCGACGAACTGGAGGAGCTGATGGGCGTCGGCCCGTACACCGCCGACGCGGTGGCGTCGTTCGCGTTCAATAACGGCGACGCGGTCGTCGACACCAACGTGAAGCGCGTGCTCCACCGCGCGTTCGCGGTCCCCGACGACGATTCGGCGTTCGAACGAGTCGCCTCCCGTGTCATGCCCGACGGCGAGTCCCGCGTCTGGAACAACGCGATCATGGAGCTCGGCGGCGTCGCCTGCGGGACGACCCCGCGCTGCGACGAGGCGGGCTGCCCGTGGCGCGGGCGGTGTCACGCGTACGAGACCGGCGACTTCACCGCGCCCGACGTGCCGGAGCAGCCGAGCTTCGAGGGGAGCCGCCGGCAGTTCCGCGGGCGGGTCGTCCGGGCGCTCGGCGAGTACGACGAGCTGGCGCTCGACGAGCTCGGCCCCCGCGTCCGCGTGGACTACGCGCCCGACGGCGAGCACGGGCGGGAGTGGCTCCGCGGGCTCGTCGACGACCTCGCCGACGACGGGCTGGTCGACATCGACGAGCGGTCCGACGGACCGGTGGTCCGCCTCGGGAACTGA
- a CDS encoding inorganic phosphate transporter, which translates to MVEVLLLVGFVVAAFVGYNIGGATTGPAFGPAVGSGVLSKAGAAALMSIFFFVGAGTLGQRVVTTLGEDLVTGGSVFTLETSIVVLFFIGGALFVGNFAGVPASTSMTAVGAIAGLGLATGTLDRAVMGEIAIWWIVAPIIGFWVSGVVGRYFYPAIDRWVAIDSTDGALFEFDRSGAIPKPVAGPNTTRRELVGGFVVIAIGCLMAFSSGTSNIANAIAPLVALDGVEMTPMILLGSAAVAVGAFTIARRTLDTLGNDITDLPLTAAIVVACVSSGIVISLSAVGIPASFVIIATMSIVGLGWGRATRTVTVRQGISGEKEPKVSVGALKADETGPIGEGDPTDIPSASDLFNPSTSARVVLMQNVVPILSTVGALVTFTLLFRFVW; encoded by the coding sequence ATGGTCGAGGTCTTGCTTCTCGTCGGTTTCGTGGTTGCGGCGTTCGTCGGGTACAACATCGGGGGCGCCACGACCGGTCCCGCGTTCGGGCCGGCCGTCGGGTCGGGGGTGCTCTCGAAGGCGGGCGCGGCGGCGCTGATGTCGATCTTCTTCTTCGTCGGCGCCGGGACGCTCGGACAGCGCGTCGTGACGACGCTCGGTGAGGACCTCGTCACCGGGGGGAGCGTGTTCACCCTGGAGACGAGCATCGTGGTCCTCTTTTTCATCGGCGGCGCGCTGTTCGTCGGGAACTTCGCCGGCGTCCCCGCGTCGACCTCGATGACGGCGGTCGGGGCGATCGCGGGGCTCGGCCTCGCCACCGGCACCCTCGACAGGGCGGTGATGGGGGAGATCGCCATCTGGTGGATCGTCGCGCCGATCATCGGCTTCTGGGTCTCCGGGGTCGTCGGGCGCTACTTCTACCCGGCCATCGACCGGTGGGTCGCGATAGACAGCACCGACGGAGCGCTGTTCGAGTTCGACCGCTCCGGGGCGATCCCGAAGCCGGTCGCGGGTCCGAACACGACCCGGCGCGAGCTCGTCGGCGGGTTCGTCGTCATCGCCATCGGCTGTCTGATGGCGTTCTCCTCGGGGACCTCGAACATCGCGAACGCGATCGCGCCGCTCGTCGCGCTCGACGGCGTCGAGATGACGCCGATGATCCTCCTCGGGAGCGCCGCGGTCGCGGTCGGCGCGTTCACGATCGCGCGGCGGACGCTCGACACGCTCGGCAACGACATCACCGACCTCCCGCTGACCGCGGCGATCGTCGTCGCCTGCGTCTCCTCCGGGATCGTGATCAGCCTCTCGGCGGTCGGGATCCCGGCGTCGTTCGTCATCATCGCGACGATGTCGATCGTCGGGCTCGGCTGGGGGCGCGCGACGCGGACCGTCACGGTGCGGCAGGGGATCAGCGGCGAGAAGGAGCCGAAGGTGTCCGTCGGCGCGCTGAAAGCGGACGAGACGGGACCGATCGGCGAGGGCGACCCGACCGACATCCCCTCGGCGTCCGACCTGTTCAACCCGAGCACGAGCGCGCGCGTCGTCCTGATGCAGAACGTGGTCCCGATCCTCTCGACGGTCGGAGCGCTCGTCACGTTCACGCTGCTGTTCCGGTTCGTCTGGTAA
- a CDS encoding TMEM165/GDT1 family protein yields MTAYFEILIVAFVAQLAVLPGEKVQFMIAALSTRYDPRVVVAAAGSAFAGWTAVEIAFGQALQSALPGVVLDAVTASLFFVFAYLLYRSMPDRETREVASGDGGAEATAAGAEDPDPEAVDADYADLDSVTLPGPLARYEGSFGGFLPIFVLMATGEFGDKTQLVTIGLAVQYGVTSAIWVGEMLAIIPISIANAYFFHTFAHRFNVRRAHLASAVLFAFFGADTVLSIVAGFSVWETFIGAVSGAVSTLV; encoded by the coding sequence ATGACGGCCTACTTTGAGATCCTCATCGTCGCGTTCGTGGCCCAGTTGGCCGTGTTGCCGGGCGAGAAGGTGCAGTTCATGATCGCCGCGCTGTCGACGCGGTACGACCCGAGGGTCGTCGTCGCGGCCGCCGGGTCGGCGTTCGCCGGCTGGACCGCGGTCGAGATCGCCTTCGGGCAGGCGCTGCAGTCGGCGCTGCCGGGGGTCGTCCTCGACGCCGTGACCGCCTCGCTGTTCTTCGTGTTCGCGTACCTGCTGTACCGGTCGATGCCGGACCGCGAGACGAGGGAGGTCGCGTCCGGCGACGGCGGCGCGGAAGCGACGGCCGCCGGCGCCGAGGATCCCGACCCGGAGGCCGTCGACGCCGACTACGCCGACCTTGACTCAGTGACGCTCCCCGGCCCGCTCGCCCGGTACGAGGGGTCGTTCGGCGGCTTCCTTCCCATCTTCGTGCTCATGGCCACCGGCGAGTTCGGCGACAAGACGCAGCTGGTCACGATCGGACTGGCCGTGCAGTACGGGGTGACCTCCGCCATCTGGGTCGGCGAGATGCTCGCGATCATCCCGATCAGCATCGCGAACGCGTACTTCTTCCACACGTTCGCCCACCGGTTCAACGTGCGGCGCGCGCACCTGGCGTCCGCGGTGCTGTTCGCCTTTTTCGGCGCAGACACCGTCCTCTCGATCGTCGCCGGCTTCTCCGTCTGGGAGACGTTCATCGGCGCCGTGAGCGGGGCGGTCTCGACGCTCGTTTAA
- a CDS encoding preprotein translocase subunit SecD, which yields MLEPIKNNWRILLLVAVVAGASIALFAPQFAPETAPGENQSEASQGVTNLQYGLDLEGGTRVRAPLQGYTATGVDFAGDDPATVERAVADELDDVQLRDVGSSVGEDVRAVEVTDPSVSEDEFRAAMDASGYSYESIRPGVTAETRDLTQSIIEGKINEAGLSGGSVQQVQSLSGEYFMLVEVPGENRSDVVSLLQDRGTVQIDIAYPSENGTAVEEGVLVQDDFENIGTASQRDRGTGSYVPVTVRNTASGGQQSPAEGFQQAVVDRGFPSAYQSDADRCEYDPETGEIGNSNPCLLLTVDGEVVNSFGMDPGLADSMESGSWADTANFQLTTPEFSTAQEISVNLRAGALPAELDISGQGTSSTISAAQGENYKNYSLVTGILAVFAVAGMVFLRYREPAVALPMIVTALAEVYALLGFAALVSYPIELAVIAGFIAVVGTGVDDLVIIADEVMSEGEVNSRKVFNSRFRRAFWVIGAAAATTIVAMSPLMVLSLGDLSGFAIFTILGVLIGVLVTRPAYGDILRRLLTIR from the coding sequence ATGTTAGAGCCGATCAAGAACAACTGGCGGATCCTGCTCCTCGTCGCCGTCGTGGCCGGCGCGTCGATCGCGCTGTTCGCGCCGCAGTTCGCGCCCGAGACCGCCCCCGGCGAGAACCAGAGCGAGGCGAGCCAGGGAGTAACCAACCTCCAGTACGGGCTGGACCTGGAGGGCGGGACCCGCGTTCGGGCCCCGCTGCAGGGGTACACCGCCACCGGCGTCGACTTCGCCGGCGACGACCCGGCGACGGTCGAACGGGCCGTCGCCGACGAGCTCGACGACGTGCAGCTCCGCGACGTGGGATCGAGTGTCGGCGAGGACGTGCGGGCGGTCGAGGTCACCGACCCGTCCGTGAGCGAAGACGAGTTCCGGGCGGCGATGGACGCCTCGGGGTACTCCTACGAGAGCATCCGCCCCGGCGTGACGGCCGAGACCCGCGATCTCACCCAGAGCATCATCGAGGGCAAGATCAACGAGGCGGGGCTCTCGGGCGGGAGCGTCCAGCAGGTCCAGTCACTCAGCGGCGAATACTTCATGCTCGTCGAGGTGCCCGGCGAGAACCGTAGCGACGTCGTCTCGCTGCTCCAAGACCGGGGAACGGTCCAGATCGATATCGCGTACCCGAGCGAGAACGGCACCGCCGTCGAGGAGGGCGTGCTCGTCCAGGACGACTTCGAGAACATCGGGACGGCGTCGCAGCGGGACCGCGGCACGGGCTCGTACGTCCCGGTGACCGTCAGGAACACGGCCTCCGGCGGCCAGCAGTCTCCCGCCGAGGGGTTCCAACAGGCCGTCGTCGACCGCGGGTTCCCCTCGGCGTACCAGTCGGACGCGGACCGCTGCGAATACGACCCCGAGACGGGGGAGATCGGCAATTCGAACCCGTGTCTCCTCCTCACTGTCGACGGCGAGGTCGTCAACTCCTTCGGGATGGACCCGGGGCTCGCCGACAGCATGGAGAGCGGCTCGTGGGCCGACACCGCGAACTTCCAGCTGACCACGCCCGAGTTCTCGACGGCCCAGGAGATCTCGGTCAACCTACGCGCCGGCGCGCTGCCGGCGGAGCTCGACATCAGCGGACAGGGGACCTCCAGCACCATCTCGGCCGCGCAGGGCGAGAACTACAAGAACTACTCGCTGGTGACGGGGATCCTCGCGGTGTTCGCGGTCGCGGGCATGGTGTTCCTGCGCTATCGCGAGCCCGCGGTGGCGCTGCCGATGATCGTCACGGCGCTCGCGGAGGTGTACGCCCTGCTCGGCTTCGCCGCGCTGGTGAGCTACCCGATCGAGCTGGCGGTCATCGCCGGCTTCATCGCGGTCGTCGGGACCGGCGTCGACGACTTGGTGATCATCGCCGACGAGGTGATGAGCGAGGGCGAGGTGAACTCCCGGAAGGTGTTCAACTCCCGGTTCCGCCGGGCCTTCTGGGTGATCGGCGCCGCCGCGGCGACGACGATCGTCGCGATGTCGCCGCTGATGGTGCTCTCGCTCGGGGACCTTTCCGGGTTCGCGATCTTCACTATCCTCGGCGTCCTGATCGGCGTCCTCGTCACCCGGCCCGCCTACGGCGACATCCTGCGCCGGCTGCTGACGATCCGGTGA
- a CDS encoding undecaprenyl diphosphate synthase family protein: MGLYDTYLGVRHRLHEGDPPEHVAIVITERDLLADGAFDTLAEALGWALEYGAERVTVSVSVLDESVVPTLTRELRRLDAPARFVVRSPDDAAIGAGADGDADTGTDDTRTDSTGTDNTGTDDTRTDSTGTDNTGTDDDVPIRVTVGLGGKAEFAAAVREIASDVDAGELDPASIDAADVADRLVFPEEPDLVIKTGAERLSDFAIWQSVYAELYFTDVNWRDFRRRDYLRAVLDFQDRQRRFGR, translated from the coding sequence GTGGGCCTGTACGACACGTACCTCGGCGTCCGCCACCGACTGCACGAGGGAGACCCGCCGGAGCACGTCGCGATCGTCATCACCGAACGGGACCTCCTCGCGGACGGGGCGTTCGACACCCTCGCCGAGGCGCTCGGGTGGGCGCTGGAGTACGGCGCCGAGCGCGTCACCGTCTCGGTCTCGGTGCTCGACGAGTCCGTGGTCCCGACACTCACGCGCGAGCTCCGCCGGCTGGACGCGCCCGCCCGGTTCGTCGTGCGGAGTCCGGACGACGCGGCCATCGGGGCGGGCGCCGACGGCGACGCCGACACCGGGACCGACGACACCCGGACCGACAGTACCGGGACCGACAATACCGGGACCGACGACACCCGGACCGACAGTACCGGGACCGACAATACCGGGACCGACGACGACGTGCCCATCAGGGTCACCGTCGGGCTCGGCGGGAAGGCGGAGTTCGCGGCCGCAGTCCGCGAGATCGCGAGCGACGTCGACGCCGGGGAACTCGATCCGGCGTCGATCGACGCCGCCGACGTCGCCGACCGGCTCGTGTTCCCGGAGGAGCCGGACCTCGTCATCAAGACGGGCGCGGAGCGGCTCTCCGACTTCGCAATCTGGCAGTCGGTGTACGCCGAGCTCTACTTCACCGACGTGAACTGGCGCGACTTCAGGCGGCGGGACTACCTGCGCGCGGTCCTCGACTTCCAGGACCGTCAGCGGCGGTTCGGGCGGTAG
- a CDS encoding CocE/NonD family hydrolase, whose amino-acid sequence MSETVLIPGGRDVRATLDTAAGDGGGVGGDANDGSRADSVVVACPPHPQHGGHRGDERLTAASDALTGRGIDCLRFDYGDWDEGYGESTDADNAVAWAVEHYERVGLFGFSFGGTVALVTAASRPGLAGVCALAPTARLNPDADAVAALDDLVDLGVPARILYATRDSTADWEPVVERAEELGIETEAFESDHFFVGRSGDVGDSAAAFLGPRLRDDP is encoded by the coding sequence GTGAGCGAGACCGTCCTGATCCCTGGCGGGCGCGACGTTCGGGCCACGCTCGACACCGCCGCTGGCGACGGCGGAGGGGTGGGAGGCGACGCGAACGACGGCTCCCGCGCCGACAGCGTCGTCGTCGCCTGTCCGCCGCACCCGCAGCACGGCGGCCACCGCGGCGACGAGCGCCTGACCGCCGCGAGCGACGCGCTGACCGGGCGGGGGATCGACTGCCTCCGCTTCGACTACGGCGACTGGGACGAGGGGTACGGCGAGAGCACGGACGCCGACAACGCGGTCGCGTGGGCGGTCGAGCACTACGAGCGCGTCGGCCTGTTCGGCTTCTCGTTCGGGGGGACGGTCGCGCTCGTGACCGCCGCATCGCGCCCCGGCCTCGCCGGCGTCTGCGCGCTCGCACCGACCGCGCGGCTGAATCCCGACGCCGACGCGGTCGCCGCCCTCGACGACCTCGTCGACCTCGGCGTACCGGCCCGGATTCTGTACGCGACCCGCGACTCGACGGCCGACTGGGAGCCCGTGGTGGAGCGGGCCGAGGAGCTGGGGATCGAGACGGAGGCGTTCGAGTCGGACCACTTCTTCGTCGGGCGATCGGGTGACGTGGGTGACAGCGCGGCGGCGTTTCTCGGCCCCCGGCTGCGGGACGATCCGTAA